Proteins encoded by one window of Thermodesulfitimonas autotrophica:
- a CDS encoding HU family DNA-binding protein: protein MTKTDFVSLVAEKSGLTKKDAARAVDAFCEAVKEAAAKGEKVVLPGFGAFAVVTTKERKGRDLRTGEEIVIPAKRAVRFRVGKLLKEAVK from the coding sequence TTGACCAAGACCGACTTTGTTTCCCTTGTGGCCGAGAAGTCCGGCCTGACGAAGAAGGACGCGGCCCGCGCGGTTGACGCCTTCTGCGAGGCCGTCAAAGAGGCCGCTGCGAAGGGCGAAAAGGTCGTCCTGCCCGGCTTCGGGGCCTTCGCGGTCGTAACCACAAAGGAGCGTAAGGGCCGCGACCTGCGCACCGGGGAAGAGATCGTCATCCCGGCGAAGAGGGCCGTGCGGTTCCGTGTGGGCAAACTGCTGAAGGAAGCGGTGAAGTAG
- a CDS encoding ribbon-helix-helix domain-containing protein: MRKTERLSVTLPAETAERIKTEAARRHVSVSSLVALAVERLTCDLEAAEFARRAEVFARACLLAALRDLEPEARVEEARRLLAEATAQIKRMEEKRR, translated from the coding sequence TTGAGGAAGACCGAGCGGCTGAGCGTCACGCTGCCCGCCGAGACGGCGGAGAGGATCAAAACCGAGGCGGCGCGGCGGCACGTCAGCGTGTCTTCCCTGGTCGCGCTGGCGGTCGAGAGGCTTACGTGCGACCTGGAGGCGGCGGAGTTCGCCCGCCGGGCGGAGGTCTTCGCCCGGGCGTGCCTTTTGGCGGCGCTGCGCGACCTGGAACCGGAGGCCAGGGTGGAGGAGGCGCGGCGGCTTCTTGCGGAGGCGACCGCGCAGATCAAGCGGATGGAGGAGAAGCGGAGATGA